ATTGACGCTATTAAACTAAAAGAACGAATAGCGAATGAATCAGTATGTTTTGTTAAAGGGAGACCTTCAGATCTAGACGGTGTATCGATATGCCCGTTTGATGTTACCAATTGTGAAAGCGAAATTTATATTCCATTTATTGAGCAGATGGAATCACATGGAGTAAATGTTGTAGTTGCAGATGATTCATCAAGATTTCGTATCACAGAGGATTCTACTATAATTTGTCTGGTTTATACAACAATAGGAGCATGGAAAAAGCAGTCAACTCTACCTAGCAGATACATATCGTCGCTTAAATATATTGGTCCACTTAATTGCAAAACTATACTGGTATCTTTTGGCTCGCCCTATGTTGTAGAGGGGTTAGATAGTTTTGATACTGTTTTATGCAGCTTTGATATATTAGATGAATGTCAAAAAGCTGCAGCAGATGTTCTGTTAGGAAAAATATCAACCAAGGCCAAACTACCGGTCAGTCTAAAATAAAACTGTTTGTATTAAATTCGCTTTAGGTAAATTAGAATCAGATGCCTGAATCAATTCAAAACGCTTTATCTGCACTTAGCCCCCTTGATTGGCTGATTGTAGCAGCCTATCTCCTAATGTCTCTGGGAATTGGAATATATTTCACTAAAAGGGCAAGCTCCAGCATGTCTTCTTACTTTGTATCAGGACGTAGTTTGCCTTGGTACATTCTGGGCACATCTATTGTGGCGACTACTTTTGCTGCCGACACGCCGCTTGCAATTACTGGGTGGATTAGAGAGGGTGGAATATGGAAGAACTGGTTTTGGTGGAACTATATTTTCAGTAGTGTCTTTATTGTAGTAGTTTTTGCCAGGCTTTGGCGAAGAGCCGAAGTAATAACTGATAACGAATTGATAGAGATACGCTACAGCGGAAAACCGGCCGCATTCCTTAGGGGGTTTAAGGCTTTTTATTTTTCGACACTGTTTAATTTCATAGTCATGGGCTGGGTAATTAGTGCTATGGCAAAGGTGTTTAAGGTATTTTTTGGTATAGATACCGATTTAGCGATAATTATATGTATTTCTATAGCGTTTTTCTATACTATGATGTCAGGTCTTTGGGGAGTAGCTCTTACTGATTTTCTTCAGTACTTCATTGCAGTTATCGGAACCGTAATACTTGCCTGGGTTGTAATCGGATCTCCGGAAATTGGAGGTTTCTCTGGGTTTATAGATAAACTCGGCAAAATTGATAAAGAACATATATCCTTTTTTATGACCCCGTCCGGCGGTGATCCTGTCAGTGAGGGAGTTCTTGACTCAAGCTTCTTTGCATTTCTTGTATATGTAACAATTATCTGGTGGTCATCTCATAATGCTGACGGGGGCGGATATATTATACAAAGGATTAACTCTGCCAAGAACGAAAGACATGCAGTATTAGGTATGGCATGGTTTGCGATTAATCATTACATCATAAGACTCTGGCCTTGGGTACTTGTAGCGCTGGCTACTCTGATTATCTATCCAAGGGTTCAGGAGTACGGCGGCGATCATGAAGCAATGTATGTTGTTGTTATAAGAGACTATCTAGGGCCTGGGCTGAAGGGGCTCTTATTTGTAACATTTCTCGCGGCTTTTATGTCTACACTTTCTACCCAGCTAAACTGGGGCGCCTCATACTTGATGAACGATATATATAGACGTTTTATTAAGAAAAATGCTTCTGAGAGCCATTATATCTTAATCTCTCGATTTGTAACATTAATATTAACCATACTCGCAGGCTATTTTGCATTTTATATCACCAATATTGGCAAGGCCTGGATATTTCTCTGGGCCATGAGCGCGGGTGTAGGTTTAGTGCTTATACTCAGATGGTTTTGGTGGAGGATAAATGCATGGTCTGAGATATCTGCTCTGGCGGCTTCACTATTTACAATTCTCGTCCTATTCATATACACACAAGCAAACGGCGTCTCGCTTGAGCTAAAGCATCAGATATTAGTCATACCAGTTTCTATTATAACCTGGATAGTTGTAACATTTTTAACTAAACCAGAGTCGAACGAGACACTGGGAAATTTTTACAAAAGAGTTCGTCCATGGGGCTGGTGGAAGCCTGCAAGTGATCAACATCCACAGATTACTAAGCCAAAATTTATGCCGGTCATTTACAACTGGTTATTAGGCGTGGCTTTCTTAATATTCGGAATGATAGGGGTTGGAAAGATGCTGCTCGGCAGTTTTTCTTTTGGTGCTATATGCATAATTCTCTCGGTAATCTCGGGAGTTATTGTATATATAAGGATGAGAGAAGAGTTAAAATAAAGATTTATCACTTCCAAAAATGACGGATTATGTTATAACTTATAGTCGTTAAGGTTATTAGATATGGCTATAAAAATTAAAGTACTAAAACATCCTGAGCTCACTTGGTATGAAAAACTGTATATCCCCCAGATTCTGGGCGGACTAGCAATTACACTTGGTCATATTCTTAGGTTTAAACCTATAACCGTGCAGTATCCTGAAGAAGTAAAAGAATTGCCTGAGAGATACCGAGGGCTTCACGTAATGCCAGGGGATGATGAGGGTGAGATAAGATGCGTTGCCTGTAAGCTTTGTGAGGTAGCATGCCCAACTCAGGCTATATCTATTGTGGCCGAACCCGCGGATGATTACGGGATTGAGAGAAGGCCTAAGGTTTACAATATTGATTTTATGAGATGCGTGTTCTGCGGATTCTGTGTGGAGGCCTGCCCATGTGATGCACTTAGGATGGGAATGAAGTATGAGCTTGCTTCATACAACAGAGCAGGGCTTGTGCATACAAAAGAAGTTTTCTTTGACCCTAACGTGAAGAGCGATGCTCCAAGAGATAACGCTAATTTCCTCTACGAAATGGGCAAAGGTGAGAACCTAGACAGCATTGAGGAAATACAGAAGGTTAAAGAACTCACTGGAGCATATGTCGAGGCTCCAGAGCCTGTGTCAACCGATAATCCTTTCCAAAGTTCAGGATCTTAAATCTACTAACATTGCTAAGAAATTATTCGCTTTTTGAACCATACCTCTTAAACCAAGGTGTAAGTCTTAGAGCGCCAGCAATAGAAGATTTTAGCTGACTTCTTTCGGTTACTAGATGAATTCCGCCCTGTTTATTAAAGAACTCAGAGGTCATAGTTTCTGGCGCTACCCCTCTACCTCCGCTCGCTAATTTAACAACCCTGTCTCCAGCAAATGCAACTGTTGCTTTTTTCTCAGCAATTATAAAATCTCCTTGAACAACATAGCTTGCCAGTGCGCCTCCAGTGGTTGGATGTCCAAGCAGAGATACATATGGTAGGCCAGCATCTTTAAGGTTAACAATAGCAGAGATTGTTTTTGCCATTTGGTAGAGTGCGACAGTGCCCTCTTGCATTCTGGCTCCCCCTGATGCGGTTACCACTATGAGGGGTAAGTCCTCTTGTATTGCATAATCGACAATAAGCTTCATCTTTTCCCCGAATACTGCCCCCATGGATCCACCCATAAACCTAAAGTCTGATACTGCAATTGCTACAGGGATGTCAAACATGTCTCCATATCCTACAACCAGAGAATCCTTTGAGTCTGTACGCTTAGAAGCCTTTTTTCTTGTGTCATAGTAATCAAAGAAATTAAATCGAGCATCTATGTTTTCAGTACTAAGATTAGAATGCAGCTCATGAAATGAGTCTGTATTAAGAAGTAAATCTAGATAGTCATCAGATCCCAGTGGGGAAGGTTTTTCACAATATGGGCAAGAAAAGAAATTCTTTTTGAAATCCTCTTTGGCAAAATGCTTTCTGCAGCCAGGTCTTGTGATATTTCCGTCGGCGTCCTTCTCATCATTGCAAAAATGTGGCTCAGCTCCATAAAGTGCTATCTGCATTTGAGACACTTCAGGAGTTGCAGTTTTTGAAAATGCACTCGGCAGCCAGCTTCTGATCTTTTTTGCTATTGCCTGGTATCTGTGCTCCCCTTTTTCAACCTCTCCAACTTTTTGTATTTTTTCAATAAGTTCTTTTTTAAGATAATTGGTGTCAGCTTTCTCAAGCTCTTCGGTCGATTTAACAAGCACCTTGTCTATTAATTCCAAGGTTTTAGTCAGGTAAGTTGCTCCGTCAATTGAAGGCTCTTTAATAACCTTGTCTACAATACCGTATTTGAGCATATACTCTGATGTAGGCTGAAGCACCTCTAGCGCCTCTTCGATCTTATCTCCAGATCTAAAGAGGATCGCCGAGCAGCCCTCTGCAGTAATAACCGAATATTCAGCTCTTGATAACATAAACCTTTTATGTGCAAGCTGAAAAGCAATTGCACCACCGCTGCCACCGCTGCCAAGCACTATTGAGATTGACTTGGCTTTAAGTGAAATCATCTTAGACTGACAAAATGAAATAAGCCAAGATTGCAGCTTTTCAGCAGAATACTCAAAAGGGTCTCCGCCGATTGTATCTACATATGTATGAAGCATAAGATCATGCTGTTCTGCATATTCCATCATATTGTGAGCGAGCCCATATCCGTCAGCTTTAACAAGACCAAAATTATATTTCATCCTGTCATCGTCACTTGTAGGCATCTGCTGTGCTATGATGGCCACTTTCTTGCCATTACTCTTAAGTGTGGCGGTTCCTACAATAACTGCGGGATCGTCTGCAAGCTCGATAATTTTTCCAGAAGGAGCTTTTAACTCTAAGGAAAAATCTTCAAGTTCGTTGTAAGGTACAAAGTCATCATACAGAGATTCAATAATGTCTTTTGATTTAATTTTTTTGTATGACCTAGCCTGTTCGTGTACAAGCATTAATTTTGAAGGTCGGCTCATATTTAATTTTCTCCAGCTCTCTTTCTCTATTTAAAGTATAGTAATTTACCCTATTTAAACGCTTTAGACTATGATACGTGAGGAAGTACTTTCTCGACAAATAATCTCATGGATCTCATAGACTCCTCATGGCTAATTCCAGGGAATTTAAATCGGCAGATCAAATTATCTGCAGGAGTTTGCTCCTGATACTGTTTAATGGCTTCAACACACTCCTCAGGGGTTCCAATTATGGATTGATCCCTTGCTATATCATATAAGATAGGATCACTTGGGTCTGAGAGCAAATTACCCTCTCTGTCGACCATTGAGCCCCATGAAGCATAACCTTTAGCAGTATATGTAACGTGTTCCTTAATATCTTCCCATGCATCATCAGCCTTTTTATCTGATATGTACATCTCTCTAACAAGAGGTTTTTCAACATCATCGGGGCTTCTGCCATACTCCTTTAGCAAATCTGAGTGCATATCAAACAAATATTTAACTATGGGAATGACACCGATGGCAGGGACGTATAAAGGTGCCCCAATTCTGGCGGCCCTTCTGATAGCCGGCTCGGTAAAGGCCCCTATCCATATAGGTATAGGCTGTTGGACCGGTTTAGGAGTTACATTCACATTATCTAGCTGATAATACTTTCCGTCTATACTAAAAGATTCATTTGCCCAGCTTTTAGTTAATACCTCTATCCCTTCTTCCATTCTTCCTCGTCTTTGCTTGAGTGTTCTCCCAAAGCCAGAAAACTCTTCTTCTCTGTATCCAAGACCAATTCCTAGTATTAATCTTCCATTTGAAATCAAATCCGCAACTGCCGCGTCTTCAGCTACTCTAACAGGGTCATGTAAAGGCAGAAGTAAAACACCAGTTCCTATGCGTATATTATTAGTTCTGGCAGCGATGGCAGCGGCGGTTAATAATAATGAAGGGCAGTAACCATCTTCTAGAAAGTGGTGCTCTGACAGCCATGCTGAATCAAAGCCCATCTGATCAGCCATGCTAATTTCTTCAAGCATTTCCCCATAGAGCTCTTTATGAGATCTTTTATTGTGAGGCGGTGACTGCATTGTGTAGTAACCTACTCCAAATTTCATAATTATGCTCCTTTAATTATGATTAATTAGTAATTCAGAAATTGGGGTAATTATAACCTGAAAGGGCTATTGTTGTTAAGATCGGCAAAAAAAATGGCTGGTTAGACTTTTTGTCTAAACCAGCCATCTAATTTTAAATTGCTATTTTTTATGCGGTAAATGACTGTCCGCAACCACAGGATCCGGTTGCATTGGGGTTGCTAATTGCGAAACCTGTACCATCAAGACCATCAGTGTAATCAAGTACTCCGCCATTTAGGTAAGGTGCGCTTAGTTCATCAATTGCTACTTTAATCCCATCTCTTTCAATAATTTTATCAGACTTCTCTATTTCGTCGTCAAATCCCATTTCATATGAAAATCCTGAACAACCGCCAGGCACTACCCTAACGCGTAGCACTGCCTCAGGTAAATTCTCATCAGCTAATAGTTTTTTAATCTCGTCAGCCGCTTTAGTAGTTACAGTAAACATTAATAACTACCTCCCTTTATTAATTATTCCCTATTAGTATATGCACTAAGCAGTAGTAAGGCAATGCCTAAAATGAAAATTGCAGAGTTTGTGATCGCCGAAGTCCTATGTAAGCCTCTGAATTTATTATGTAAATTTGTGTATTCGGGCCCCCCTTCCCCAACCGCCCTCATCTGTGTTCTAACCTCATGAGCCTGGGGCCTGTTTATTTCCCCTGCATATACAGCGAGTCCGATCATAACTACTATAGCTCCAATCTTAACTGCATTTAACAGATTAGATAGATGGTTGTCTAGATAAATTAAAGCAATAGAGCTGACTAGCAAAACTGTCCCACAAACGTATGCTAGCATGTAATATTTTGGAAAGATCTCTGAAACCACATCTCCGGCCTGCTCTCTTTGCAGCACTTTAAATATGCTGGGCGCAGCAATCATTGCTAAAAAGAAAATACTGCCGACCCACAAACTTAGCGATAAGGTGTATAGAAACTTAAGAGCAGTAATCATTTTTAATTAAATGTGCACTCCTGAATTGTTATTGTGCACTGTTTAGATTCACTCTCAAAAAATGAGGCCGTCATAGACTTAAATGTACCCTCAATATTTACAGTGCTTCCTTTAGTGGTATCCAAAATTCCTTTTTGATCCGGAGCATTGCAAAAACACTGAACTACCCTTTGGCTCTTGGTCACAAATTCAACTGTAAATGTTCCTTCGGGAGCATCGGAGCAAAGAGAATGGATTTTTCTTGTCATGTTTGTCTCAAGAGTTGTTTGTACAAGTTTGTCTTTATAAAGATCATCCCCAGTCATAGGCTCGTCCATATTGGACTCGCAAATTTCATCAATTGATATTTTTTTGGCATCTCCAGCATGGGCAAGACTCATAATTGATAATAATGAAAAAATAAAAGCGCTTAAAATCATGATAGAAGTTTTAGTCATAGTTCCCCCTTACAAAAAATATGTTTTAAGTATCAAAATCGCATTTTTATTATAACAGGTGCTGGTCAAAAATAAGAGATATTGTTTTCTCTTAGCCTGATACAACTGGCTCACTTGATATTTAGATCAGTCCTTGTGTATATTTTTTCTAATGAAGAAGGACACTTTGTTAATTATAGATACATCTGAAGGTAATGCTGATTTACTCTATAGAACCAACTTTTTTGTCCCCGACCCCGTTGTGTATATTGAGCACAAGGGTGAGAAAATACTTTTATTAAGTGACCTTGAGATAGATAGGGGGAAGAGCGAGGCAACAGTAGATAGGGTTTTATCGCTATCTGAATACCAAAATAAATTAGCATCAAAGAAACGAAAGCGTATCAGATTTATCGATATCATAGATGTAGTGCTCAAAGATCTTAAGATTAAAAGAGCACTAGTTCCGGGGATGTTCCCCGCTAAGTATTCTGATGAATTAAGAAAACGCGGATATAACATAAAAGTTTCAGAAGATGAGCCGTTTTTTAAAGAAAGACTTATAAAAGCTCCTAAGGAGATTGCCTCTTTAAAAGACGCTCTTCGAAAAACTGCACGAGCTATGGATCTTGCCGTAAGAATCGTGGCTTCTTCAGAGATCAAACGAAACAAGCTCTATTTAAATGGACAGGTGCTAACATCTGAAAAAATTAAGGGCGAGATTAATGCCGAGTTATCAAGAATGGGCTATAACGCATCACACACAATTGTTGCCTCAGGTATTCATTCCTCGATGCCCCATCATAGTGGAGAGGGACCGGTTTTTGCCGATAAGCCTTTGATCATAGACATTTTCCCAAGGTCTCAGGAGACAGGTTATTTCGGAGACATGACCAGAACTGTTATCAGAGGCGAGCCTTCGGAGAAGCTTATCAAGATGTATAACACAGTACTTAATGGTCAGAAGCTTGGCATAAGCCTGATAAAAGATGGGGTCAAATCAAAAGACGTTCATACTGCAATAGTGGACTACTTTAATGAATGCGGGTTTGAAACCGGAAATATAAACGGCAGACAGCAGGGATTCATACACTCCACAGGCCACGGTCTTGGTCTTGAGATTCATGAGCCACCAAGAATAGGAATGGGAGATGAGGTGCTCAGGGAAGGGAACGTGGTTACTGTTGAGCCTGGCTTATACTATGAGAAAATTGGCGGGATCAGAATCGAAGATGTTGTAGTTGTCGAAAAGAAAGGTTGTACCAATCTAACCAAATATCCCAAAAG
This is a stretch of genomic DNA from Thermodesulfobacteriota bacterium. It encodes these proteins:
- a CDS encoding sodium:solute symporter family protein, which produces MPESIQNALSALSPLDWLIVAAYLLMSLGIGIYFTKRASSSMSSYFVSGRSLPWYILGTSIVATTFAADTPLAITGWIREGGIWKNWFWWNYIFSSVFIVVVFARLWRRAEVITDNELIEIRYSGKPAAFLRGFKAFYFSTLFNFIVMGWVISAMAKVFKVFFGIDTDLAIIICISIAFFYTMMSGLWGVALTDFLQYFIAVIGTVILAWVVIGSPEIGGFSGFIDKLGKIDKEHISFFMTPSGGDPVSEGVLDSSFFAFLVYVTIIWWSSHNADGGGYIIQRINSAKNERHAVLGMAWFAINHYIIRLWPWVLVALATLIIYPRVQEYGGDHEAMYVVVIRDYLGPGLKGLLFVTFLAAFMSTLSTQLNWGASYLMNDIYRRFIKKNASESHYILISRFVTLILTILAGYFAFYITNIGKAWIFLWAMSAGVGLVLILRWFWWRINAWSEISALAASLFTILVLFIYTQANGVSLELKHQILVIPVSIITWIVVTFLTKPESNETLGNFYKRVRPWGWWKPASDQHPQITKPKFMPVIYNWLLGVAFLIFGMIGVGKMLLGSFSFGAICIILSVISGVIVYIRMREELK
- a CDS encoding NADH-quinone oxidoreductase subunit I, which translates into the protein MAIKIKVLKHPELTWYEKLYIPQILGGLAITLGHILRFKPITVQYPEEVKELPERYRGLHVMPGDDEGEIRCVACKLCEVACPTQAISIVAEPADDYGIERRPKVYNIDFMRCVFCGFCVEACPCDALRMGMKYELASYNRAGLVHTKEVFFDPNVKSDAPRDNANFLYEMGKGENLDSIEEIQKVKELTGAYVEAPEPVSTDNPFQSSGS
- a CDS encoding carboxyl transferase domain-containing protein, which translates into the protein MSRPSKLMLVHEQARSYKKIKSKDIIESLYDDFVPYNELEDFSLELKAPSGKIIELADDPAVIVGTATLKSNGKKVAIIAQQMPTSDDDRMKYNFGLVKADGYGLAHNMMEYAEQHDLMLHTYVDTIGGDPFEYSAEKLQSWLISFCQSKMISLKAKSISIVLGSGGSGGAIAFQLAHKRFMLSRAEYSVITAEGCSAILFRSGDKIEEALEVLQPTSEYMLKYGIVDKVIKEPSIDGATYLTKTLELIDKVLVKSTEELEKADTNYLKKELIEKIQKVGEVEKGEHRYQAIAKKIRSWLPSAFSKTATPEVSQMQIALYGAEPHFCNDEKDADGNITRPGCRKHFAKEDFKKNFFSCPYCEKPSPLGSDDYLDLLLNTDSFHELHSNLSTENIDARFNFFDYYDTRKKASKRTDSKDSLVVGYGDMFDIPVAIAVSDFRFMGGSMGAVFGEKMKLIVDYAIQEDLPLIVVTASGGARMQEGTVALYQMAKTISAIVNLKDAGLPYVSLLGHPTTGGALASYVVQGDFIIAEKKATVAFAGDRVVKLASGGRGVAPETMTSEFFNKQGGIHLVTERSQLKSSIAGALRLTPWFKRYGSKSE
- a CDS encoding LLM class flavin-dependent oxidoreductase translates to MKFGVGYYTMQSPPHNKRSHKELYGEMLEEISMADQMGFDSAWLSEHHFLEDGYCPSLLLTAAAIAARTNNIRIGTGVLLLPLHDPVRVAEDAAVADLISNGRLILGIGLGYREEEFSGFGRTLKQRRGRMEEGIEVLTKSWANESFSIDGKYYQLDNVNVTPKPVQQPIPIWIGAFTEPAIRRAARIGAPLYVPAIGVIPIVKYLFDMHSDLLKEYGRSPDDVEKPLVREMYISDKKADDAWEDIKEHVTYTAKGYASWGSMVDREGNLLSDPSDPILYDIARDQSIIGTPEECVEAIKQYQEQTPADNLICRFKFPGISHEESMRSMRLFVEKVLPHVS
- the erpA gene encoding iron-sulfur cluster insertion protein ErpA — its product is MFTVTTKAADEIKKLLADENLPEAVLRVRVVPGGCSGFSYEMGFDDEIEKSDKIIERDGIKVAIDELSAPYLNGGVLDYTDGLDGTGFAISNPNATGSCGCGQSFTA
- a CDS encoding DUF4149 domain-containing protein translates to MITALKFLYTLSLSLWVGSIFFLAMIAAPSIFKVLQREQAGDVVSEIFPKYYMLAYVCGTVLLVSSIALIYLDNHLSNLLNAVKIGAIVVMIGLAVYAGEINRPQAHEVRTQMRAVGEGGPEYTNLHNKFRGLHRTSAITNSAIFILGIALLLLSAYTNRE
- a CDS encoding Xaa-Pro peptidase family protein, giving the protein MKKDTLLIIDTSEGNADLLYRTNFFVPDPVVYIEHKGEKILLLSDLEIDRGKSEATVDRVLSLSEYQNKLASKKRKRIRFIDIIDVVLKDLKIKRALVPGMFPAKYSDELRKRGYNIKVSEDEPFFKERLIKAPKEIASLKDALRKTARAMDLAVRIVASSEIKRNKLYLNGQVLTSEKIKGEINAELSRMGYNASHTIVASGIHSSMPHHSGEGPVFADKPLIIDIFPRSQETGYFGDMTRTVIRGEPSEKLIKMYNTVLNGQKLGISLIKDGVKSKDVHTAIVDYFNECGFETGNINGRQQGFIHSTGHGLGLEIHEPPRIGMGDEVLREGNVVTVEPGLYYEKIGGIRIEDVVVVEKKGCTNLTKYPKRFRVKV